From a single Microbacterium terrisoli genomic region:
- a CDS encoding alpha/beta fold hydrolase codes for MSDQKPTVVLVHGAFAESASWNGVIARLHEHGVVAIAAANPLRSLSGDAAYVRDVIASVSGPVILVGHSYGGMVITEAAADNDAVVGLVYVAAFVPGTGQSAFELSTSAPGSSLGDALTAYPVASGGNEFAIRQDVFHRQFAADVSHEEATLMAATQRPVTEAALSEGLPTAHPAWASIPSWHVFGDADLNIPVAVHRAGAQRAGARGVTEIAGASHAISVSQPDAVAATIGEAGRAYVAPLAAPASA; via the coding sequence ATGTCAGATCAGAAACCCACCGTCGTCCTCGTCCACGGCGCGTTCGCTGAATCGGCGTCATGGAACGGCGTCATCGCGCGGCTGCACGAGCACGGCGTCGTGGCCATCGCCGCAGCGAACCCGCTGCGCTCGCTGTCGGGGGATGCCGCGTACGTGCGCGACGTCATCGCCTCGGTCAGCGGCCCGGTCATCCTCGTCGGACACTCATACGGCGGCATGGTGATCACCGAGGCCGCCGCAGACAACGACGCGGTCGTCGGGCTCGTATACGTCGCGGCGTTCGTGCCGGGCACCGGCCAGAGCGCGTTCGAGCTGTCCACGAGCGCCCCGGGCAGCTCGCTCGGCGACGCCCTCACCGCGTACCCGGTCGCGAGCGGCGGCAACGAGTTCGCGATCCGTCAGGACGTGTTCCATCGCCAGTTCGCCGCCGACGTCTCACACGAAGAGGCCACTCTGATGGCCGCCACGCAGCGCCCCGTCACCGAGGCTGCGCTGTCGGAGGGGCTGCCCACCGCTCACCCGGCGTGGGCGTCCATACCGTCATGGCACGTATTCGGCGACGCCGACCTGAACATCCCGGTGGCGGTCCACCGAGCGGGCGCACAGCGGGCCGGCGCCCGCGGTGTGACCGAGATCGCCGGCGCGTCGCACGCGATCTCGGTGTCGCAACCGGATGCGGTCGCAGCCACGATCGGCGAAGCGGGAAGGGCGTACGTGGCCCCGCTCGCCGCGCCCGCCTCGGCCTGA
- a CDS encoding DUF2520 domain-containing protein: MQVTVIGAGRVGPVFARALRMAGVTTHGPLRRGEHIPLADVALLCVPDREIRDAAAAATGRAHYLGHTSGATPLHDVDLGVHPLQTFTGEEDETALRGIGAAIAGRTTDAEDVARRLAETLGMRPFVLADADRAAYHAAASVASNFLLTLEAAAERLASAAMPAEQARELLVPLVRTTVENWATLGAASALTGPIARGDEATVARQRDAVAEAAPDLLDLFDTLVAHTRTLAADREDQA, translated from the coding sequence ATGCAAGTCACCGTCATCGGCGCCGGTCGCGTGGGACCGGTCTTCGCACGCGCACTGCGCATGGCCGGCGTGACCACGCATGGGCCGTTGCGCCGCGGCGAGCACATCCCGCTCGCCGACGTCGCGCTGCTGTGCGTTCCCGACCGCGAGATCCGGGATGCCGCAGCCGCCGCGACGGGTCGTGCCCACTACCTCGGCCACACGTCGGGCGCGACGCCGCTGCACGATGTCGATCTGGGGGTCCATCCACTGCAGACCTTCACCGGCGAAGAGGATGAGACGGCTCTGCGCGGCATCGGCGCCGCCATCGCGGGGCGCACCACCGACGCCGAAGATGTCGCGCGCCGCCTCGCCGAGACGCTCGGGATGAGACCGTTCGTGCTGGCCGACGCCGACAGGGCCGCGTACCACGCGGCCGCATCGGTCGCATCGAACTTCCTGCTCACACTCGAGGCCGCCGCCGAACGGCTCGCTTCCGCGGCGATGCCCGCGGAGCAGGCGCGTGAGCTGCTCGTGCCGCTGGTGCGCACCACGGTGGAGAACTGGGCGACACTGGGTGCGGCATCCGCCCTCACGGGCCCGATCGCCCGCGGCGACGAGGCGACCGTCGCACGCCAGCGCGATGCCGTCGCCGAGGCCGCCCCCGACCTGCTCGACCTGTTCGATACGCTCGTCGCACACACCCGAACGCTCGCCGCCGATCGAGAGGACCAGGCGTGA
- the ctaD gene encoding aa3-type cytochrome oxidase subunit I produces the protein MATTTPVGLTDPKTIPVPPRQAALLNPRIRVEQKGNILVRWITSTDHKTIGYLYLITSVMFFMLGGVMALIIRAELFEPGMQIMPTTEQFNQLFTMHGTIMLLMFATPLFAGFTNAILPLQIGAPDVAFPRLNAFAYWLYLFGSLIATAGFLTPQGAGAFGWFAYQPLANATFSPGAGGNLWFLGLAMSGFGTILGAVNFISTVITMRAPGMTMWRMPIFTWNAMITSILVIMVFPVLAAALLAVAADRILGAHLFDAANGGVLLWQHLFWFFGHPEVYIIALPFFGIVTEIFPVFSRKPVFGYKTLIFATIAIGALSVSVWAHHMYATGAVLLPFFSLMSMLIAVPTGVKIFNWIGTMWRGSVTFETPIVFAIGFLTSFVFGGLTGVILASPPLDFHVTDSYFVVAHFHYVVFGTVVFAMFAGFYFWWPKWTGKMLNERLGMVHFWMLFIGFHMTFLVQHWLGVDGMPRRYADYAPSDGFTWMNQVSTIGAMLLGSSMIPFLLNVWITARNAPKVTVNDPWGYGGSLEWATSCPPPRHNFTSIPRIRSERPAFDLNHPEAVDDGSAVPVH, from the coding sequence ATGGCGACCACTACACCGGTCGGCCTGACTGACCCGAAGACGATTCCTGTCCCGCCTCGCCAGGCCGCACTGCTGAACCCTCGCATCCGAGTCGAGCAGAAGGGCAATATTCTGGTCCGCTGGATCACATCCACGGACCATAAGACGATCGGGTATCTCTACCTGATCACGTCTGTCATGTTCTTCATGCTCGGCGGTGTGATGGCCCTGATCATCCGCGCCGAGCTGTTCGAGCCCGGCATGCAGATCATGCCCACCACCGAGCAGTTCAACCAGCTGTTCACGATGCACGGCACGATCATGCTGCTGATGTTCGCGACGCCGCTGTTCGCCGGGTTCACCAACGCGATCCTGCCTCTGCAGATCGGTGCGCCGGATGTCGCCTTCCCGCGCCTGAACGCCTTCGCCTACTGGCTGTATCTGTTCGGGTCGCTCATCGCCACCGCCGGGTTCCTCACCCCGCAAGGCGCGGGCGCATTCGGATGGTTCGCCTACCAGCCGCTGGCCAATGCGACCTTCTCTCCCGGCGCCGGCGGCAACCTCTGGTTCCTGGGCCTCGCGATGAGCGGGTTCGGCACGATCCTGGGCGCCGTGAACTTCATCTCGACCGTCATCACGATGCGCGCGCCGGGCATGACGATGTGGCGCATGCCCATCTTCACGTGGAACGCGATGATCACCAGCATCCTGGTCATCATGGTCTTCCCCGTGCTCGCCGCCGCCCTTCTCGCGGTGGCCGCCGACCGCATCCTGGGTGCGCACCTGTTCGACGCCGCCAACGGCGGAGTGCTGCTGTGGCAGCACCTGTTCTGGTTCTTCGGCCATCCGGAGGTCTACATCATCGCGCTGCCGTTCTTCGGCATCGTGACCGAGATCTTCCCGGTGTTCAGCCGCAAACCTGTTTTCGGCTACAAGACCCTGATCTTCGCGACGATCGCCATCGGCGCCCTGTCGGTGTCGGTGTGGGCGCACCACATGTACGCGACCGGCGCGGTGCTGCTGCCCTTCTTCTCGCTCATGTCGATGCTGATCGCGGTGCCGACCGGCGTGAAGATCTTCAACTGGATCGGCACGATGTGGCGCGGATCGGTGACGTTCGAGACGCCGATCGTGTTCGCGATCGGGTTCTTGACCTCGTTCGTGTTCGGTGGTCTGACCGGCGTGATCCTGGCCTCGCCGCCGCTGGACTTCCATGTCACCGACTCGTACTTCGTGGTCGCGCACTTCCACTACGTGGTCTTCGGCACGGTGGTGTTCGCGATGTTCGCCGGCTTCTACTTCTGGTGGCCGAAGTGGACCGGCAAGATGCTCAATGAGCGCCTCGGCATGGTGCACTTCTGGATGCTGTTCATCGGGTTCCACATGACGTTCCTCGTGCAGCACTGGCTGGGCGTGGACGGCATGCCGCGCCGCTACGCGGACTACGCCCCGTCGGACGGGTTCACCTGGATGAACCAGGTCTCGACCATAGGCGCGATGCTGCTGGGTTCGTCGATGATCCCGTTCCTGCTGAACGTGTGGATCACCGCACGCAACGCGCCGAAGGTGACCGTGAACGACCCGTGGGGCTACGGCGGTTCGCTGGAGTGGGCCACGAGCTGCCCGCCGCCGCGGCACAACTTCACCTCGATCCCGCGCATCCGCAGCGAGCGCCCGGCGTTCGACCTGAATCATCCCGAGGCCGTCGACGACGGCAGCGCGGTCCCGGTGCACTGA
- a CDS encoding SDR family oxidoreductase: protein MRIVVLGGTGHIGRLVVERLENSAQAVVVASRRTGVDAVSGAGLASALDSADAVIDVTNAPHPEGEGVLDFFTAMTSRVIEAELAAGVRHHVMLSIVGAERGVPDGYFAAKAAQERIVADSRMPHTILRSTQFFEFARSIAEWNTTRDTIHLPSTHVQPVAAADVADALVDTAGGAATDRAIDIAGPERMPLPAFVRRVLLADRDERFVVSDENVQTRGFNIASADLLPADGAMLARTTLDDWIRQPVDARTGR from the coding sequence ATGCGCATCGTGGTCTTGGGCGGCACCGGACACATCGGCCGATTGGTGGTCGAACGACTCGAGAACTCCGCACAGGCGGTGGTCGTGGCATCCCGACGCACCGGCGTCGACGCCGTCAGCGGCGCGGGCCTGGCATCCGCCCTCGACTCCGCCGACGCGGTGATCGACGTCACGAACGCGCCGCATCCCGAGGGCGAGGGCGTGCTCGACTTCTTCACGGCGATGACCTCGCGCGTGATCGAAGCCGAGCTGGCGGCGGGCGTGCGCCACCATGTCATGCTCTCGATCGTGGGGGCAGAACGTGGCGTGCCCGACGGCTACTTCGCGGCCAAGGCCGCACAGGAGCGCATCGTGGCCGACAGCCGCATGCCGCACACGATCCTGCGCTCGACGCAGTTCTTCGAATTCGCCCGTTCGATCGCCGAGTGGAACACGACCCGCGACACGATCCACCTGCCGTCGACGCACGTGCAACCGGTCGCCGCCGCCGATGTGGCCGACGCGCTCGTGGACACCGCCGGAGGCGCGGCGACCGACCGAGCGATCGACATCGCGGGGCCTGAGCGGATGCCGCTGCCCGCGTTCGTGCGCCGCGTCTTGCTGGCCGACCGCGACGAGCGGTTCGTCGTGTCGGACGAAAACGTGCAGACGCGCGGATTCAACATCGCGTCAGCCGACCTTCTGCCGGCCGACGGCGCGATGCTCGCCCGCACGACGCTCGACGATTGGATTCGCCAGCCCGTCGACGCGCGCACCGGGCGCTGA
- a CDS encoding alpha/beta hydrolase gives MLDHILQPEARAFADAAAAPPALADRGVDGARELLDTVQAAPIDLPAVSDEWITVPASVGDVRVRIVRPVGATGLLPVVLYIHGGGWVLGNAGTHDRLVRELATGVDAAVVFVEYDRSPEARHPVAIEQAYAVAQWITDSGSENGLDAACMAIAGDSVGGNMAAVVALLAKSRGDVVFVHQSLYYPVTDAAMDTASYREFAEGYHLTAAAMAWFWDCYLPDVEARKAVTASPLRVPVDDLIGLPEAFVIVDENDVLRDEGEEYARHLIQAGVRTTLVRYDGTIHDFMMLNPLRPSAATGAAVAQAVDELRTALSSRPLVASR, from the coding sequence ATGCTCGATCACATCCTTCAACCAGAGGCCCGTGCGTTCGCCGACGCCGCAGCCGCACCCCCGGCGCTCGCCGACCGCGGCGTGGACGGGGCTCGCGAACTGCTCGACACCGTGCAGGCGGCTCCCATCGATCTGCCCGCGGTCTCCGACGAGTGGATCACGGTGCCCGCGAGCGTCGGCGATGTTCGCGTGCGGATCGTCCGGCCGGTCGGCGCGACCGGGCTACTGCCGGTCGTGCTGTACATTCACGGCGGCGGCTGGGTGCTCGGCAACGCCGGCACCCACGACCGGCTCGTCCGTGAGCTCGCCACGGGCGTCGACGCCGCCGTCGTGTTCGTCGAATACGACCGGTCGCCCGAGGCGAGGCATCCGGTCGCCATCGAGCAGGCCTACGCCGTGGCGCAGTGGATCACCGACTCCGGCAGCGAGAACGGACTGGATGCCGCGTGCATGGCGATCGCCGGCGACTCGGTGGGCGGCAACATGGCCGCGGTGGTGGCCCTGCTGGCCAAGAGCCGCGGCGACGTCGTGTTCGTGCACCAGTCGCTGTACTACCCGGTGACCGACGCGGCGATGGACACCGCGAGTTATCGCGAGTTCGCCGAGGGGTACCACCTCACGGCCGCGGCGATGGCGTGGTTCTGGGACTGCTACCTGCCCGACGTCGAGGCCCGCAAAGCCGTCACCGCCTCGCCACTGCGCGTACCCGTCGACGATCTGATCGGGCTGCCGGAGGCCTTCGTGATCGTCGACGAGAACGACGTGCTGCGCGACGAGGGCGAGGAATACGCGCGGCACCTCATCCAGGCCGGTGTGCGCACGACTCTCGTGCGCTACGACGGCACGATCCATGACTTCATGATGCTGAACCCCCTGCGTCCGTCGGCTGCAACCGGCGCTGCGGTCGCGCAGGCGGTGGACGAGCTGCGCACGGCGCTTTCGTCACGCCCGCTCGTGGCATCCCGATAA
- a CDS encoding SGNH/GDSL hydrolase family protein, producing MAKYVALGDSYAAGQGAGGYLNDCLVSSNGYPAVLDAVTSTKISLLRDPSCSGATTGDVIANQLSSLNKGTTLVTITAGANDVGLAALLAACAGGLTPTCQGAIQNALAALPQVGSSVGTLIADVHQRAPRATIVVTGYVLPFSSDYPDTSLAAAVNYGVGLLDQQIAVAVAAQALAGMPVAYASVSFSGHQIGDADSWLNGDLSDPSTFMHPTAAGYEAYADAILTALN from the coding sequence GTGGCCAAGTACGTCGCTCTGGGCGACTCCTATGCTGCCGGCCAAGGAGCCGGCGGGTACCTCAACGACTGTCTGGTCAGCTCGAACGGCTATCCCGCAGTCCTGGATGCCGTGACCAGCACGAAGATCAGTCTCCTGCGCGACCCGTCCTGTTCGGGCGCGACGACGGGTGATGTCATCGCGAATCAGCTGTCGAGCCTGAACAAGGGCACGACGCTGGTGACCATCACCGCCGGCGCCAACGACGTGGGCTTGGCTGCGCTGCTGGCCGCCTGCGCGGGCGGACTCACGCCGACCTGCCAGGGGGCGATTCAGAACGCACTGGCGGCGCTGCCGCAGGTCGGTTCGTCTGTGGGGACGCTGATCGCCGATGTGCATCAACGCGCACCGCGGGCGACCATCGTCGTCACCGGCTACGTACTGCCGTTCTCCTCCGACTATCCCGATACGAGCCTCGCCGCCGCCGTGAACTACGGTGTGGGGCTGCTCGACCAGCAGATCGCGGTCGCTGTCGCCGCGCAGGCGTTGGCGGGCATGCCAGTGGCCTACGCGTCGGTCAGCTTCAGCGGTCACCAGATCGGTGACGCCGATTCGTGGCTGAACGGCGACTTGTCCGATCCGTCCACGTTCATGCACCCGACCGCCGCCGGATATGAGGCCTACGCCGACGCCATCCTCACGGCGCTGAACTAG
- the panB gene encoding 3-methyl-2-oxobutanoate hydroxymethyltransferase — MSADAAQPARVTIPMLAQKKTAREPIAMVTAYDYPGAQVAEAAGADVVLVGDSGAMTVLGYDSTVPVSVDEMLMLTRAVRRGLVAPLLVGDLPFGSYEASDEDAVRTAQRFVKEAGCDAVKIERGGTTVARARAIIDAGIPVMGHVGLTPQTVTALGGYRSQGRTAESALQVARDALALQQAGCFSLVFEAIPSEATAAIVPRLDIPVIGIGAGPAADGQVLVFHDLLGIYGGHAARFVKRYADLRSTMVDGVTAYVDDVRSGGYPEAAHGYAMEPGEVERLRTLLSESPDQP; from the coding sequence ATGTCTGCAGATGCCGCACAGCCCGCACGGGTGACGATCCCGATGCTCGCGCAGAAGAAGACCGCCCGAGAGCCGATCGCGATGGTCACCGCCTATGACTACCCCGGCGCGCAGGTCGCCGAAGCGGCCGGCGCCGATGTCGTGCTCGTCGGCGATTCGGGGGCGATGACCGTCCTTGGCTACGACAGCACGGTGCCGGTCTCGGTCGACGAGATGCTGATGCTGACCCGTGCAGTGCGCCGCGGGCTGGTCGCTCCGCTGCTGGTGGGCGACCTGCCGTTCGGCTCGTACGAAGCCTCGGACGAAGACGCCGTGCGTACCGCACAGCGGTTCGTGAAAGAGGCCGGCTGCGACGCTGTGAAGATCGAGCGCGGAGGCACGACCGTCGCCCGCGCCCGCGCGATCATCGATGCAGGCATCCCGGTGATGGGGCACGTCGGGCTCACCCCGCAGACGGTCACCGCTCTGGGCGGCTACCGCTCGCAGGGGCGCACCGCCGAGTCGGCACTGCAGGTCGCGCGCGACGCCCTCGCGCTGCAGCAGGCGGGATGCTTCTCGCTCGTGTTCGAGGCGATCCCGAGCGAGGCCACCGCCGCGATCGTGCCGCGGCTGGACATCCCGGTGATCGGCATCGGAGCGGGCCCGGCCGCCGACGGCCAGGTGCTGGTGTTCCACGACCTGCTGGGCATCTACGGCGGGCACGCGGCCCGGTTCGTCAAGCGCTACGCGGACCTGCGCTCCACGATGGTCGACGGCGTCACCGCCTACGTCGACGACGTCCGCAGCGGCGGCTACCCCGAGGCCGCCCACGGCTATGCGATGGAGCCCGGTGAAGTGGAGCGGCTGCGCACGCTGCTGTCGGAGTCGCCCGACCAGCCGTAG
- a CDS encoding heavy-metal-associated domain-containing protein, giving the protein MTTTEYQVTGMTCGHCEMSVREEVGLVAGVDEIQVSAATGSLVVTSAVALDDAAVIAAVDEAGYAAVRA; this is encoded by the coding sequence ATGACCACGACCGAGTACCAGGTGACGGGCATGACCTGCGGGCACTGCGAGATGTCCGTGCGCGAAGAGGTCGGCCTCGTCGCCGGTGTCGACGAGATCCAGGTCAGCGCGGCGACCGGCTCTCTGGTCGTGACCTCGGCCGTTGCCCTCGATGACGCCGCCGTGATCGCGGCCGTGGACGAGGCCGGATACGCCGCCGTCCGCGCCTGA
- a CDS encoding MFS transporter, producing the protein MSETVDARRGLALFQENVATVWTSRNVRRIQLAYLGSALCQWAYAMAIMVWAYHEGGAALVGAWAGVRFLLTALLQPIGGTIADRMSRRDYMLAVNALCVVFVGLAAGAIFFDLNLWAVLVPATLASIVGATFRPAQAGLLPQLVESPKQLTSANATAEIIESTAQFVGPAIAGLLLGVVGVVPVALLNVLGLVWSLVLVAGVARDRPGERADAEGGEQASPDADNAGEQPGRELGEGEPAEKTSFLAEAAGGFVAIAKDRDLLALTGLIAVNGILAGVVNVLIVVVAAHMLGDANQVGLLNAVLGAATFIGGFLILGVAGRVRLGRLMVIGVLGWCVPLLVLGVAPEAAVVFVAFVVIGVCDPMINVGFGTIPPRLVPNRVLSRVFAALESMLIGAAALGAFLTPILIGWLGLGAALIAMGTVGTVFAILCAIRIPHLDARLAPPRGLSLLEKVDLFRPLAPATLDRIAHKLEPVSVPADYVVIAEGGVSDRFYLVESGTVEVTKEGRPLRTEGVGDVFGEIGLLRDVPRTATVRATTPTVLLTLGRDDFLDLVSSDVGVLGNVQDLATRRLVG; encoded by the coding sequence ATGAGTGAAACCGTTGATGCCCGACGAGGTCTGGCGCTGTTCCAAGAGAACGTCGCCACCGTGTGGACGAGCCGCAATGTGCGACGCATTCAGTTGGCGTACCTCGGGTCGGCATTGTGCCAGTGGGCGTATGCGATGGCGATCATGGTGTGGGCCTACCACGAAGGCGGCGCCGCGCTGGTCGGGGCCTGGGCAGGCGTGCGGTTCCTGCTGACCGCGCTGCTCCAGCCGATCGGCGGCACCATCGCCGACAGGATGTCGCGCCGCGACTACATGCTGGCGGTTAACGCTCTGTGCGTCGTGTTCGTCGGGCTCGCGGCAGGTGCGATCTTCTTCGACCTGAACCTGTGGGCGGTACTCGTGCCTGCGACGCTCGCATCGATCGTCGGAGCGACCTTCCGGCCCGCACAGGCAGGCCTGCTGCCGCAGCTCGTGGAGTCTCCGAAACAGTTGACGAGCGCGAATGCCACCGCCGAGATCATCGAGAGCACCGCGCAGTTCGTCGGCCCTGCGATCGCGGGGCTGCTGCTGGGTGTGGTCGGGGTCGTGCCTGTCGCGCTGCTGAACGTCTTGGGCCTGGTCTGGTCGCTGGTGCTGGTGGCCGGCGTCGCGCGCGATCGGCCCGGAGAGCGCGCCGACGCGGAGGGCGGCGAACAGGCGAGCCCGGATGCCGACAACGCCGGCGAACAGCCGGGCAGAGAGCTTGGCGAGGGCGAACCGGCCGAGAAGACCTCGTTCCTCGCAGAGGCCGCCGGCGGGTTCGTCGCCATTGCCAAGGACCGCGATCTGCTGGCCTTGACCGGACTGATCGCGGTCAACGGCATCCTCGCGGGAGTCGTGAACGTGCTCATCGTCGTGGTCGCCGCGCACATGCTGGGCGATGCGAACCAGGTGGGGCTTCTCAATGCCGTGCTGGGCGCGGCGACGTTCATCGGCGGCTTCCTCATCCTGGGCGTCGCCGGCCGCGTGCGTCTGGGCCGGCTCATGGTCATCGGCGTGCTCGGCTGGTGCGTTCCACTGCTCGTGCTCGGAGTCGCCCCCGAAGCGGCCGTGGTGTTCGTCGCGTTCGTCGTGATCGGCGTGTGCGACCCGATGATCAACGTCGGGTTCGGAACGATCCCACCGAGGCTCGTGCCCAACCGCGTGCTCTCGCGCGTCTTCGCGGCCCTCGAGTCGATGCTGATCGGTGCGGCGGCACTGGGGGCATTCCTCACGCCGATCCTGATCGGATGGCTCGGCCTCGGGGCGGCGCTGATCGCGATGGGCACCGTGGGCACCGTGTTCGCGATCCTGTGCGCGATCCGCATACCGCACCTCGATGCCCGTCTGGCGCCACCGCGCGGTCTGTCGCTGCTCGAGAAGGTGGACCTGTTCCGCCCGCTCGCCCCGGCGACGCTCGACCGGATCGCGCACAAGCTGGAGCCGGTGTCGGTGCCCGCCGACTACGTCGTCATCGCCGAAGGCGGCGTATCCGACCGCTTCTACCTCGTCGAGTCAGGCACGGTCGAGGTCACCAAGGAAGGCCGCCCCCTGCGCACCGAGGGCGTCGGAGACGTCTTCGGCGAGATCGGCCTGCTGCGCGACGTGCCGCGGACGGCGACCGTGCGCGCGACGACCCCGACGGTGCTCCTGACGCTGGGCCGCGACGACTTCCTCGACCTGGTCTCCAGTGACGTGGGAGTGCTCGGCAACGTGCAGGACCTCGCCACCCGGCGGCTCGTGGGCTGA
- a CDS encoding MarR family winged helix-turn-helix transcriptional regulator, translating into MTQSPAQPPAVALDDMVCFNLHAAYRAVTAVYRPLLEPLGLSYPQYLVLAVLWDQGAVPVRDLVVRLQSDYGTITPLLKRMQSQGLVTRTRNPQDERSVVVTATAAGAALSAHAPRIYQAIADTFGLTAERADTALDVLRSISAHAQKSA; encoded by the coding sequence GTGACGCAATCGCCCGCCCAGCCGCCGGCCGTCGCACTCGACGACATGGTCTGCTTCAATCTGCACGCTGCCTACCGGGCCGTGACGGCCGTCTACCGGCCGCTTCTCGAGCCGCTGGGGCTGTCATATCCGCAATACCTGGTGCTGGCCGTCCTCTGGGACCAAGGAGCGGTCCCCGTGCGCGACCTGGTCGTGCGCCTCCAGTCCGACTACGGAACGATCACGCCCCTGCTCAAGCGGATGCAGTCCCAGGGACTGGTCACCCGCACCCGCAACCCACAGGACGAGCGATCGGTCGTGGTGACCGCGACCGCCGCCGGTGCCGCCCTCAGCGCACACGCGCCGCGCATCTACCAGGCGATCGCCGACACGTTCGGCCTCACCGCCGAACGCGCCGACACCGCACTGGACGTGCTGCGCTCGATCTCGGCGCACGCTCAGAAATCGGCCTGA
- a CDS encoding sigma-70 family RNA polymerase sigma factor translates to MGRGTQASPKRDDEGLEDFAAARRTAFGIAYRILRNAADAEDVVQETWLRWQRCDRSSVHDPSAFLSRTARNLALNELACARARHEVLTAHQPMAPTAENDPAALFERDAALEQAAILLTQRLAPTARAAFVLRVGFDYPYERIARLVDTSAVGARQLVSRARHELLRPPAPDPHTHATPDAAQRHLVRELVYAARSGDLRRLEILLRREIGLAVHIARRAGRRPAAG, encoded by the coding sequence ATGGGCAGGGGCACACAGGCATCGCCCAAGCGGGACGACGAGGGATTGGAGGACTTCGCCGCCGCACGCAGGACCGCATTCGGGATCGCGTACCGGATACTGCGCAACGCGGCAGATGCCGAGGACGTGGTGCAGGAGACCTGGCTGCGCTGGCAGCGGTGCGACCGCTCGAGCGTGCATGATCCCTCGGCGTTCCTCAGCCGCACGGCCCGCAACCTCGCGCTCAACGAACTGGCGTGCGCGCGCGCACGACATGAAGTGCTGACAGCGCACCAGCCGATGGCACCGACGGCCGAGAACGACCCGGCGGCTCTATTCGAGCGCGACGCAGCGCTCGAACAGGCGGCGATTCTGCTCACGCAGCGACTGGCCCCGACAGCGCGTGCGGCATTCGTGCTGCGCGTCGGCTTCGACTATCCGTACGAGCGGATCGCCCGACTCGTCGACACGTCCGCTGTCGGCGCGCGCCAGCTGGTCAGCCGCGCCCGCCACGAACTTCTGCGGCCGCCCGCACCCGACCCGCATACGCACGCGACGCCGGATGCCGCGCAGCGGCACCTCGTGCGCGAACTGGTCTACGCCGCCCGCAGCGGCGATCTGCGCCGTCTCGAGATCCTGCTGCGCCGCGAGATCGGCCTGGCTGTTCACATCGCACGTCGAGCGGGCCGGCGGCCGGCCGCGGGATGA
- the panC gene encoding pantoate--beta-alanine ligase: MRIVRTVDEMRAAAVAARTTGQSVGLVPTMGAFHGGHLSLMKRARTQNDLVVVSLFVNPTQFGPAEDLSAYPRDELQDTVLAEAEDVDILFIPSRDQMYPDGFATTVHVAGISEVLDGAARPGHFDGVATVVAKLFAIVAPDAAYFGQKDAQQVLVVRRMVRDLDLPVRIEVCPIVREPDGLAMSSRNAYLDDAARAQATALNQALVAAEAVVELGETRAEPVLAAARGVLAASGIDPEYLELRSPDDLTPVTAVAPAALLAVAARVGAARLIDNRMLEVSR; encoded by the coding sequence GTGAGGATCGTCCGCACCGTCGACGAGATGCGCGCGGCCGCCGTCGCCGCCCGCACCACCGGCCAGTCGGTCGGCCTGGTGCCCACGATGGGCGCCTTCCACGGCGGCCACCTGTCGCTCATGAAGCGCGCACGCACGCAGAATGACCTCGTCGTGGTGTCGCTGTTCGTCAACCCCACCCAGTTCGGCCCCGCCGAGGACCTCTCCGCCTACCCGCGCGACGAGTTGCAGGATACGGTGCTGGCCGAGGCCGAAGACGTCGACATCCTGTTCATCCCGTCGCGTGACCAGATGTACCCCGACGGGTTCGCCACGACCGTCCACGTCGCCGGGATCAGCGAGGTGCTCGACGGGGCCGCACGCCCCGGGCATTTCGACGGTGTGGCCACCGTGGTCGCCAAGCTGTTCGCCATCGTGGCACCGGATGCCGCATACTTCGGCCAGAAGGACGCGCAGCAGGTGCTGGTGGTGCGCCGCATGGTGCGCGACCTCGATCTGCCGGTGCGCATCGAGGTCTGCCCCATCGTGCGCGAACCGGACGGCCTGGCCATGAGCTCACGCAACGCGTATCTCGATGACGCCGCCCGCGCCCAGGCGACGGCCCTGAACCAGGCCCTGGTCGCCGCCGAAGCCGTGGTCGAACTCGGCGAGACGCGGGCAGAGCCCGTGCTGGCGGCCGCACGCGGAGTGCTCGCGGCATCCGGAATCGACCCCGAATACCTCGAGCTGCGCTCCCCCGACGACCTCACCCCGGTCACGGCCGTGGCTCCTGCCGCGCTGCTGGCGGTGGCCGCACGCGTGGGCGCGGCCCGACTCATCGACAACAGGATGCTGGAGGTCTCGCGCTGA